In Dyadobacter sp. NIV53, a single window of DNA contains:
- a CDS encoding DNRLRE domain-containing protein: MKNITFSVTFPVDFLKGAFRTLTFFFLAYGACFAQNGSAVKTARTAANPVFQPVPPLCYGASAERAIFFENFESGLGAWTVSNVGYPDEPAWLPRDWVVTDTIPAGRTGKAAFAVDFASEDCGDSYGPGLMRLTSPAITIPGNSIGPFTLSFEHFFDLESNIDGGNLKYQINNGDWKLLPASAFINNGYIMNMMTEFSYNSLFTEPAFTNPDVKSTGSGWGQSRVDLTALGLQAGQAIRLRWEIGTEEGCGSALQGWYVDDVRVYTCSVAPTVQFALDSTIVSEGEANIARPAPDGCIRYAEKNVTVRINAAPSQPVTVTMTTAGMAKRGSAADYSITPASFTLQAGKLSQDIKVRINNDPHAEGNETIILGYTLSSPAGGDAFRENYNQQHTVLIADDDFIPGIRNTVLFSEGFNQYRLAYSGPRSGPQLPPGWSGSANEDSVYRWRLNGSQWYYDMGDNTPFLCIFGDQVEFIVKNPQEKTSDTLEKTVEGPVFDSFGMSAITLAYNENLDGIMDNGGHIDVWDGSRWQTIHTVSGSTVPGAPRYKSFRRQVSIPARYASRNMKLRFRLKAFYSDGWAFFGGWSIDNILVTGTIISEAASAITTDTQYLGPNATAYFYDPASEKLIAKIKNLSSHDYGCTAVSIDRAGANETDWFNPYHITKKTFKVTPANDAAEGQYEMTLYYKGTELPVFNGTNIKSMGRSQGGIGTGNLPSTSVAEAVISWALNSSYGFSAVFGGGFSGTSGFGLSDAPAVRPVALRINSGGDYFMGSQNHLYLKDQYYDGSTHTSVTDNDIAGSTDDELYRNQLWGPAFSYRIPVQNGKMQVVLHFAEIYWGVAGRGGPAGAGKRRFHVNIEGSRKLTDYDIYSKTGGALRAGTETFTITVTDGMLDIDFLSGAADNPIIAAIEVVATEAKLEPVADAMVRNIPNESVNYGTAGTLEVKAGSLPSYQRKTYLKFPLAGITQVGSARLRLYGSNIQNSTGVSVSAYGVDNSDWTETGISWANAPAGSGSALGSVNVNNTARYYEIDVTSFVQSHLTGDGTVSFLLTNATSQNSLLSFNSRENTANPPELVILQTAAPAARSGIQDDKVVADDGPVSTLVYPNPASKQLTVEVSVLHRGKVNLCLTGLSGNSYPVNAVGEENILRADLSPLHLPPGIYILNIHSAVQDEAVKLLITE; this comes from the coding sequence ATGAAAAATATTACTTTTTCCGTAACCTTTCCGGTCGATTTTTTGAAAGGCGCATTCAGAACATTAACTTTCTTTTTTCTGGCATACGGGGCCTGCTTTGCACAGAATGGCTCTGCTGTAAAAACGGCCAGGACCGCTGCCAACCCGGTTTTTCAACCAGTCCCTCCGCTCTGTTACGGTGCATCCGCCGAACGTGCTATCTTCTTTGAGAATTTCGAATCGGGCCTGGGCGCATGGACTGTTTCAAATGTTGGGTATCCGGACGAGCCTGCCTGGCTGCCCCGTGACTGGGTCGTTACCGATACAATCCCTGCCGGAAGAACAGGTAAGGCTGCATTTGCAGTGGATTTTGCAAGCGAAGACTGTGGTGATTCCTATGGACCAGGTTTAATGAGACTTACCAGTCCTGCAATAACCATACCCGGCAATTCAATCGGTCCGTTCACGCTGTCCTTTGAGCATTTTTTTGATCTGGAAAGCAATATTGATGGCGGCAATCTGAAATACCAGATTAATAATGGGGACTGGAAGCTGCTGCCTGCATCAGCCTTCATCAACAACGGCTATATCATGAATATGATGACTGAGTTTAGCTATAACTCTTTATTTACCGAGCCTGCTTTTACCAACCCTGACGTAAAAAGCACAGGCAGCGGCTGGGGCCAGAGCCGCGTTGACCTGACAGCTCTGGGGCTGCAAGCCGGCCAGGCGATCCGGCTGCGCTGGGAGATAGGTACTGAAGAGGGCTGTGGCAGTGCCCTTCAGGGCTGGTATGTGGACGATGTACGCGTATATACCTGTTCGGTAGCGCCGACGGTGCAATTTGCTTTGGATTCGACAATTGTCAGCGAAGGAGAAGCGAACATTGCCAGGCCTGCGCCGGACGGATGCATCAGATATGCAGAAAAAAATGTTACAGTCAGGATCAATGCTGCCCCTTCCCAGCCGGTGACCGTCACGATGACGACAGCCGGGATGGCCAAACGCGGCAGTGCGGCTGATTACAGCATTACCCCGGCCAGCTTTACGCTGCAGGCAGGCAAACTTTCCCAGGACATCAAGGTGCGCATCAACAATGATCCACATGCAGAAGGTAATGAAACGATCATACTGGGTTATACTTTGAGCAGCCCTGCCGGCGGTGATGCCTTCCGGGAGAATTACAACCAGCAGCATACCGTGCTCATTGCGGACGATGATTTTATACCCGGAATCAGAAATACCGTGCTGTTCTCCGAAGGTTTCAACCAGTACAGGCTGGCATATTCCGGCCCGCGAAGTGGCCCGCAACTTCCGCCTGGATGGAGCGGGTCTGCCAATGAAGATTCTGTATATCGTTGGAGACTCAATGGCAGCCAGTGGTATTATGATATGGGCGATAATACTCCCTTTTTATGTATTTTCGGGGATCAGGTAGAGTTTATAGTGAAGAATCCGCAGGAAAAAACAAGTGATACGCTGGAAAAAACAGTTGAAGGTCCTGTGTTTGACTCTTTCGGTATGTCTGCAATCACCCTGGCCTATAATGAGAATTTAGACGGGATTATGGATAATGGGGGACATATAGATGTGTGGGACGGGTCACGGTGGCAAACAATACATACCGTAAGCGGGTCAACAGTTCCCGGAGCTCCACGGTACAAATCATTCCGCAGGCAGGTCTCGATCCCTGCCAGATATGCCAGCCGGAACATGAAGCTCAGGTTCCGGCTCAAAGCTTTCTATTCCGACGGGTGGGCGTTTTTCGGTGGATGGTCGATTGATAATATACTGGTCACGGGCACTATTATCAGTGAGGCGGCATCTGCCATCACTACCGACACACAGTATCTGGGTCCGAATGCAACAGCTTATTTCTATGACCCGGCCAGTGAAAAGCTGATAGCAAAGATCAAAAACCTGTCCAGCCATGACTACGGCTGTACGGCAGTGTCCATCGACCGGGCAGGGGCAAACGAAACAGATTGGTTCAATCCTTATCATATTACAAAAAAAACTTTTAAAGTAACGCCTGCCAATGACGCTGCTGAGGGTCAGTATGAAATGACGCTGTATTACAAAGGGACTGAACTGCCTGTTTTTAACGGAACCAATATCAAATCGATGGGCCGTAGCCAGGGTGGCATTGGTACAGGTAACCTGCCTTCCACTTCTGTGGCCGAAGCCGTGATCAGTTGGGCGCTAAACTCCAGCTACGGATTCAGTGCTGTTTTTGGGGGCGGTTTTTCGGGGACTTCAGGCTTTGGCCTCTCGGATGCACCGGCAGTCAGGCCGGTTGCGCTGCGGATTAACAGCGGGGGTGATTATTTTATGGGTTCCCAAAACCACCTGTATTTGAAAGACCAGTACTATGATGGAAGTACCCATACTTCGGTAACTGACAATGATATTGCCGGTAGCACCGATGATGAGCTGTATAGAAACCAGCTCTGGGGGCCTGCATTCAGCTACCGGATCCCTGTGCAAAATGGCAAAATGCAAGTGGTGCTGCATTTTGCCGAAATCTACTGGGGCGTAGCCGGAAGGGGAGGTCCGGCTGGTGCCGGTAAACGCAGATTCCATGTCAATATTGAGGGCAGCCGGAAGCTGACAGATTACGATATTTATAGCAAAACAGGTGGTGCGTTGCGGGCCGGAACTGAAACTTTTACTATCACTGTTACGGACGGCATGCTCGATATCGACTTTCTTTCCGGAGCTGCCGACAACCCGATCATTGCCGCCATAGAAGTGGTTGCCACGGAAGCGAAACTGGAACCTGTGGCCGACGCAATGGTGCGTAATATTCCCAATGAATCTGTTAACTACGGAACCGCAGGCACGCTGGAAGTCAAGGCAGGCAGCCTGCCGTCCTATCAGCGCAAAACGTACCTGAAATTCCCACTGGCCGGTATTACCCAGGTCGGCTCTGCCAGACTGCGCTTATACGGCTCAAACATCCAGAACAGCACGGGCGTCAGTGTATCGGCATATGGCGTAGACAATAGTGATTGGACAGAAACAGGCATTAGTTGGGCCAATGCACCGGCCGGTTCCGGATCGGCACTGGGCTCGGTCAATGTGAACAATACGGCCAGATATTATGAAATTGATGTGACTTCCTTTGTACAGTCGCATTTGACAGGTGACGGAACGGTTAGTTTTTTATTGACCAACGCCACCAGTCAGAACAGTCTGCTGAGCTTTAACAGCCGTGAAAATACTGCAAATCCGCCTGAGCTGGTCATACTTCAGACAGCGGCACCTGCTGCACGGTCGGGAATACAGGATGATAAAGTGGTGGCAGATGATGGGCCGGTATCTACGCTGGTGTATCCTAACCCGGCCTCAAAACAGCTGACAGTAGAAGTTTCGGTGCTCCACCGCGGTAAGGTAAACCTTTGTCTAACTGGCCTGTCTGGCAATTCCTATCCTGTCAATGCTGTTGGTGAAGAAAATATACTTCGAGCAGATCTTTCTCCGCTTCATCTTCCACCAGGCATATATATACTCAATATCCATTCTGCTGTGCAGGACGAAGCTGTAAAACTGCTGATTACCGAGTGA
- a CDS encoding VOC family protein, translating to MMRKLEFASLQVRDLEASKEFYTSKLGFEQAGIPNPQACVFRYNKGEASFAIRTPIGNLEGKELGIGTSLWFAIDEEIEDLRTRLLARNVTLLGPVQETPFGKILIARDPDGYNITFLKTL from the coding sequence ATGATGAGAAAATTAGAATTTGCATCCCTTCAGGTTCGGGATCTTGAAGCCTCCAAAGAATTTTACACCTCAAAGCTAGGGTTTGAGCAAGCAGGAATTCCCAACCCACAGGCCTGTGTATTCAGATACAACAAGGGTGAGGCAAGTTTTGCTATCAGAACGCCCATTGGCAACCTGGAAGGAAAAGAACTCGGAATCGGTACCTCACTCTGGTTCGCAATCGATGAAGAAATAGAGGATTTGCGAACCAGGTTATTAGCCAGGAATGTGACGCTTTTAGGGCCGGTCCAGGAAACACCTTTTGGGAAAATCCTTATTGCCAGAGACCCCGACGGATACAACATCACCTTTCTGAAGACACTCTAA
- a CDS encoding TonB-dependent receptor plug domain-containing protein: MLLKHSLLITAIITLFHFSASAQTNAPKTATIKGKVRDEKGSAVSFVTIRIGNSNIATFSETDGTFLLKDVPYGNQDIVITSVEIKSKTSKFHVHKPHHEFNTVVVRTAQELNEVQIVQKTEKKQIETTGFAVAVIETKEASLRNLTTNELLDRAVGVRVRQNGGVGSRVEYNLNGMSGSAVGIFLDGIEISTYGSSFNLNNIPPAMIERIEVYKGVLPSHLTGDYVGGAINVVLKKDASQNNITAAVAYGSFNTFQSDLSGIYRNKKTGFTTRASGFYTYTDNSYTTWGKFSKFVHPDRTLERYYRAKRFNNTYKSVGGRFEVGFTNVKWADQFFLGYNVSDTFSEIPHGTTMARPYVGRFGEYQAHVVSLNYNKNNFLAKGLALNVNAVRSYRSTYVQDTVGQVYNWDGNPRMLIRNGEIIPVPATPGMGQQGVASIVEVNRKITNMRTNLGYTVLPGHRISFNHKLETTDRDDNDLLNPVNKDLVTVSNIMNNILAMNYEAQLFNDKLKTNLLGKYTFNRTIQTRPELIEQDGVNIVNRVERKTVNNNRGYGATVSYNVVSKMYIIGSTQNSYVVATENQLYGDPENNILENPDLIPEKNVNYNLGFRHGPVQRGKHKLTLYASAFWRNGYDKITQQAVENQIVPGRESDADIQVTKYVNLGRTQSRGFEGEIIYAYDNRLNALFNFSKFNTLFKQEFDQKGNPHDLYNLQLPNEPFFTMNGSVQYRLNDKFQKKSILNLYYNTGFVGAFGTVWMESEWFTTPTQFYHDLGASYRFPNGKMVASFDLKNILNAEMYDNFGVQKPGRAISIKLNYTISKFL; this comes from the coding sequence ATGTTATTGAAACATTCTTTACTCATTACAGCAATAATTACGCTATTTCATTTCAGTGCATCTGCACAGACAAATGCTCCGAAAACGGCAACCATAAAAGGCAAGGTACGGGACGAAAAGGGTTCGGCGGTAAGCTTTGTAACGATCAGGATAGGAAACTCCAATATTGCAACTTTTTCTGAAACCGACGGGACTTTTCTATTGAAGGATGTGCCTTATGGAAATCAGGATATTGTGATTACTTCCGTTGAAATAAAATCCAAAACGTCGAAATTCCACGTCCACAAACCACATCACGAATTTAATACGGTTGTTGTCAGGACTGCACAGGAACTTAACGAAGTACAGATCGTTCAAAAAACGGAAAAGAAACAAATTGAAACAACCGGATTTGCGGTTGCGGTTATTGAAACAAAAGAAGCCTCACTGAGAAATCTGACCACAAACGAACTACTCGACCGGGCCGTTGGTGTGCGAGTTCGTCAAAATGGTGGCGTCGGGTCACGTGTGGAATATAACCTGAATGGTATGTCGGGCAGTGCTGTTGGGATCTTTCTGGATGGAATCGAGATATCTACGTACGGATCTTCTTTCAATCTGAACAATATTCCGCCAGCGATGATCGAACGTATCGAGGTATATAAAGGCGTACTTCCGTCTCATCTTACAGGTGATTATGTCGGCGGAGCCATCAATGTAGTCCTTAAAAAAGATGCCTCACAAAACAATATTACTGCCGCGGTTGCTTATGGATCATTTAATACATTCCAATCCGACCTGTCAGGGATATATCGCAACAAAAAAACAGGTTTTACAACCAGGGCATCCGGCTTCTATACGTATACAGATAATAGTTACACGACCTGGGGCAAGTTTTCCAAGTTTGTACATCCGGACAGGACACTGGAAAGATATTACAGGGCTAAAAGATTTAACAATACGTATAAGTCCGTGGGCGGCCGATTCGAAGTTGGATTCACCAATGTAAAATGGGCAGACCAGTTTTTTTTAGGATACAATGTTTCTGACACATTTAGTGAGATACCGCATGGTACTACCATGGCCCGCCCGTACGTTGGCAGGTTTGGCGAGTATCAGGCGCATGTAGTCAGTTTGAATTACAATAAAAACAATTTTCTGGCGAAGGGATTGGCGCTGAACGTAAATGCCGTCAGAAGTTACCGGAGTACCTACGTGCAGGATACAGTCGGCCAGGTTTACAACTGGGACGGAAACCCGAGGATGCTGATCAGAAACGGTGAAATAATTCCCGTTCCGGCTACTCCGGGAATGGGCCAGCAGGGAGTTGCAAGTATTGTTGAAGTGAACCGTAAAATCACCAACATGCGTACCAATCTGGGATATACCGTCCTGCCCGGGCACCGGATTTCCTTCAATCATAAACTGGAAACGACGGACAGAGACGATAATGACTTACTGAATCCGGTGAACAAAGATCTGGTTACTGTAAGTAATATTATGAATAACATTCTGGCAATGAACTACGAAGCCCAGCTGTTTAATGATAAATTAAAGACCAATTTATTAGGCAAGTACACCTTCAACAGGACTATCCAGACAAGGCCGGAATTAATTGAGCAGGATGGTGTCAATATCGTCAACCGGGTTGAAAGAAAAACAGTCAACAACAACAGAGGATACGGCGCTACGGTTTCTTATAATGTAGTTTCCAAAATGTACATCATCGGATCTACCCAAAACTCCTATGTAGTAGCTACCGAAAACCAGCTCTATGGTGATCCTGAAAACAATATCCTGGAAAATCCGGATCTGATACCCGAAAAAAATGTGAATTATAACCTTGGATTCCGGCACGGCCCTGTTCAGCGAGGCAAACATAAACTTACACTTTATGCCAGTGCATTCTGGAGAAATGGCTATGATAAAATCACACAACAGGCAGTGGAAAACCAGATCGTACCGGGAAGAGAAAGTGATGCAGATATTCAGGTAACGAAATATGTGAACCTGGGCAGAACACAATCCAGGGGTTTCGAAGGTGAAATCATCTATGCCTATGATAACCGATTAAATGCCCTGTTTAATTTTTCCAAATTCAACACCCTGTTTAAACAGGAATTTGACCAAAAAGGCAACCCGCACGACCTATACAATTTGCAGCTGCCAAATGAGCCGTTTTTTACCATGAACGGGAGTGTCCAGTATCGGCTCAATGATAAGTTTCAGAAAAAATCGATACTAAACCTTTATTACAACACAGGCTTTGTAGGCGCCTTTGGAACCGTTTGGATGGAATCAGAATGGTTTACAACGCCAACACAGTTTTATCACGATCTGGGCGCGAGCTACCGGTTTCCCAATGGAAAAATGGTAGCAAGTTTTGACCTCAAAAATATTCTGAATGCAGAAATGTACGACAATTTCGGCGTGCAAAAGCCGGGAAGAGCTATTTCAATCAAGTTAAATTATACAATCAGTAAATTTTTATAA
- a CDS encoding universal stress protein, translated as MKKIQVPCGFSEEARQAYKFAWDIAIANEGELVVLHVVDLALFFDSSTYAQPYYVDSGATPADLTEGTKKDFNELIQDYPQGVPLQLLVEQWELHQTIVKTIEELNSDLIVMGTKGAASLRELRIGSNTEKIVRNAPVPVFTVHQAMPVSKIKDIVFPAKLDLTQRRLIAKLKTLQTFFGATVRLHFIRSSDVTTIDNETTMATDNFAKFYQLDKLQNSCSSDP; from the coding sequence ATGAAAAAAATACAGGTACCCTGTGGTTTTTCTGAAGAAGCCAGGCAGGCTTATAAATTTGCGTGGGATATTGCTATTGCGAACGAAGGAGAACTGGTCGTTTTACATGTGGTTGACCTGGCACTTTTTTTTGACAGCAGTACCTATGCACAGCCTTATTATGTTGACTCCGGAGCCACACCGGCAGATCTGACAGAAGGTACAAAAAAAGATTTTAATGAATTAATTCAGGACTATCCGCAAGGCGTTCCGTTACAGCTTTTAGTTGAGCAGTGGGAATTGCACCAAACTATAGTAAAAACAATTGAAGAGCTAAACAGTGACCTGATCGTAATGGGAACTAAAGGTGCTGCGAGCCTGAGAGAACTGCGCATTGGGTCAAATACTGAAAAAATTGTCCGTAATGCACCGGTCCCGGTTTTTACTGTTCATCAGGCTATGCCTGTTTCCAAAATAAAGGACATAGTGTTTCCGGCAAAACTGGATTTAACACAACGGAGGCTGATCGCGAAGCTGAAAACGCTTCAGACATTTTTTGGTGCAACTGTCCGTTTACATTTTATCCGCAGTTCTGATGTCACAACAATTGACAACGAAACCACCATGGCAACGGATAATTTTGCTAAATTTTATCAGCTGGATAAATTACAAAATTCATGTTCGTCGGATCCCTGA
- a CDS encoding MarR family winged helix-turn-helix transcriptional regulator, which translates to MSQKIEFHFKKPEDSPGYLLGQLTMLWQRKQKRVLDPLDLTHTQFALLCALAWLSRDSDKVTQVDIANQGNADRMMVSKVLRTLEEKKFITRQEHPTDTRAKTIKLTPDGEMVLQKAIICVENADMDFFHKLEADLTTFNSTMATLIEQNTKEI; encoded by the coding sequence ATGTCTCAAAAAATTGAGTTTCATTTTAAAAAACCCGAAGATAGTCCGGGTTATCTTTTGGGCCAGCTGACCATGTTGTGGCAGAGGAAACAAAAGCGTGTTTTAGATCCGTTAGACCTGACGCATACCCAGTTCGCACTGCTCTGTGCGCTAGCCTGGTTATCCAGGGATAGTGATAAGGTTACACAGGTCGATATAGCCAATCAGGGCAATGCGGACCGAATGATGGTATCAAAGGTATTGAGGACACTGGAAGAGAAGAAATTCATCACCCGCCAAGAGCACCCGACTGATACCAGGGCGAAGACTATCAAACTGACCCCGGATGGAGAAATGGTACTGCAAAAAGCCATTATCTGTGTGGAAAATGCAGATATGGATTTTTTTCACAAATTGGAGGCAGATTTGACGACATTTAATTCAACAATGGCAACACTTATTGAACAGAATACCAAAGAAATTTAA
- a CDS encoding EVE domain-containing protein, protein MNGDTKFWIIVASKDHVKSALLQGIAQACHGKVSPLKRMRKDDFIIYYSGKHFLGRPEVCQEFTGIGKVMDDEIYQFRASGDFCPSRRNIEFLPGKDVSILPLISGLNFIHNKKNWGYQFRFGLLEIDRHDFELISSQMLQNDYVSKN, encoded by the coding sequence ATGAACGGGGATACAAAATTCTGGATCATCGTGGCATCGAAAGACCACGTCAAAAGTGCGCTTTTGCAGGGAATTGCCCAGGCCTGCCACGGAAAGGTTTCGCCTTTGAAAAGGATGCGTAAAGATGATTTCATTATCTATTATTCAGGAAAGCATTTCCTGGGAAGGCCCGAGGTTTGTCAGGAATTTACCGGCATAGGAAAGGTGATGGATGACGAAATCTATCAGTTCCGGGCGTCCGGCGACTTCTGCCCATCAAGACGTAATATTGAATTTCTGCCAGGTAAAGATGTTTCTATTTTGCCATTAATCTCCGGACTGAATTTTATCCATAACAAGAAAAACTGGGGTTATCAATTCCGTTTTGGCCTTCTCGAGATCGACAGGCATGACTTTGAACTGATTTCTTCACAAATGCTGCAAAACGATTATGTCTCAAAAAATTGA